From the Clavibacter phaseoli genome, one window contains:
- a CDS encoding cation acetate symporter: MATTPATDTGDPVLNISIFGAFVVITLVIVFRASRNNSTAADYYAAGRSFTGPQNGTAIAGDYLSAASFLGIVGAIAINGYDGFLYSIGFLVAWLVALLLVAELMRNTGKFTMADVLSFRLKQRPVRLAAATTTLAVCFFYLLAQMAGAGGLVSLLLGIDDRLGQSLVIAVVGALMIVYVLVGGMKGTTWVQIIKACLLIAGAAVMTVWVLAIHGFDVSELLGAAAAATDKPVLEPGNQYGLTGITKLDFLSLALALVLGTAGLPHVLMRFYTVPTAKEARRSVVWAIWLIGIFYLFTLVLGYGAGALLGSERILAAPGGVNSAAPLLALELGGPILLGIIAAVAFATILAVVAGLTITAAASFAHDVYGSVIKKGQVSANGEVRVARITVVVIGIVSIVAGIGANGQNVAFLVALAFAVAASANLPTILYSLYWRRFSTRGAVLSMYGGLGTALVLIAFSPVVSGAETSMIPGADFSWFPLSNPGIVSIPVGFLLGWIGTVTSSRKEDPLVAAEMDVRSLTGHGAEKATEH, from the coding sequence ATGGCGACGACGCCCGCGACCGACACGGGCGACCCCGTCCTCAACATCTCGATCTTCGGGGCGTTCGTGGTCATCACCCTCGTGATCGTGTTCCGCGCCAGCCGGAACAACTCGACCGCCGCCGACTACTACGCGGCCGGACGCTCCTTCACCGGCCCCCAGAACGGCACCGCGATCGCGGGCGACTACCTCTCGGCGGCGTCGTTCCTCGGGATCGTGGGGGCCATCGCGATCAACGGGTACGACGGGTTCCTCTACTCGATCGGGTTCCTGGTCGCGTGGCTCGTGGCGCTGCTGCTCGTGGCGGAGCTCATGCGCAACACGGGCAAGTTCACGATGGCCGACGTGCTGAGCTTCCGGCTCAAGCAGCGGCCCGTGCGTCTCGCCGCGGCGACCACGACGCTCGCGGTCTGCTTCTTCTACCTGCTCGCGCAGATGGCGGGCGCGGGCGGGCTCGTCTCGCTGCTGCTCGGGATCGACGACCGGCTCGGGCAGTCGCTCGTGATCGCGGTGGTGGGCGCGCTGATGATCGTCTACGTGCTCGTCGGCGGGATGAAGGGCACGACCTGGGTGCAGATCATCAAGGCGTGCCTGCTCATCGCGGGCGCCGCCGTCATGACCGTGTGGGTGCTGGCGATCCACGGGTTCGACGTGTCCGAGCTGCTCGGCGCCGCGGCGGCCGCGACCGACAAGCCCGTGCTCGAGCCCGGCAACCAGTACGGACTCACCGGGATCACGAAGCTCGACTTCCTGTCGCTCGCGCTCGCGCTGGTGCTCGGCACGGCGGGCCTCCCCCACGTGCTCATGCGCTTCTACACGGTGCCGACCGCGAAGGAGGCGCGTCGCAGCGTCGTCTGGGCGATCTGGCTCATCGGGATCTTCTACCTCTTCACCCTGGTGCTCGGCTACGGCGCGGGCGCGCTGCTCGGGAGCGAGCGGATCCTCGCTGCACCGGGCGGCGTGAACTCCGCGGCGCCGCTCCTGGCGCTCGAGCTGGGCGGGCCGATCCTGCTGGGCATCATCGCGGCGGTCGCGTTCGCGACGATCCTGGCGGTGGTCGCCGGCCTCACCATCACGGCGGCGGCGTCCTTCGCGCACGACGTGTACGGCAGCGTCATCAAGAAGGGGCAGGTCTCGGCGAACGGCGAGGTGCGGGTCGCGCGGATCACGGTGGTCGTGATCGGCATCGTCTCGATCGTCGCGGGCATCGGCGCGAACGGGCAGAACGTGGCGTTCCTCGTGGCGCTCGCGTTCGCGGTGGCCGCGAGCGCGAACCTGCCGACCATCCTCTACTCCCTCTACTGGCGGCGCTTCTCCACGCGGGGCGCGGTGCTCAGCATGTACGGCGGGCTCGGGACGGCGCTCGTGCTGATCGCGTTCTCGCCCGTCGTGTCGGGCGCGGAGACGTCGATGATCCCGGGGGCCGACTTCTCGTGGTTCCCGCTGAGCAACCCCGGGATCGTGTCGATCCCCGTCGGGTTCCTGCTCGGCTGGATCGGGACGGTGACGTCGTCGCGCAAGGAGGACCCGCTCGTCGCGGCCGAGATGGACGTCCGGTCGCTCACCGGGCACGGCGCGGAGAAGGCGACGGAGCACTAG
- a CDS encoding DUF485 domain-containing protein, with protein MGDAAHPSGDPRPAVDYLEVEDSARFRELKRAHRSFVFPLAVAFLVWYFAFVLLSDYAHDFMSTPVIGNVNLGILLGLGQFVTTFAITTWYVSRANSRFDPISAEIRADLEERERVALEGPRGSTPPTRRKGGRR; from the coding sequence ATGGGCGACGCCGCTCATCCGTCCGGGGACCCCCGGCCGGCCGTCGACTACCTGGAGGTCGAGGACTCGGCCCGGTTCCGGGAGCTGAAGCGCGCGCACCGCAGCTTCGTCTTCCCGCTCGCCGTGGCGTTCCTCGTCTGGTACTTCGCGTTCGTGCTGCTGTCCGACTACGCGCACGACTTCATGTCCACGCCCGTCATCGGGAACGTGAACCTCGGGATCCTGCTCGGTCTCGGGCAGTTCGTCACGACGTTCGCGATCACCACCTGGTACGTGAGCCGGGCGAACTCCCGCTTCGATCCGATCTCCGCGGAGATCCGCGCGGACCTGGAGGAGCGGGAGCGCGTCGCGCTCGAGGGGCCGCGCGGATCGACGCCGCCGACCCGCCGGAAGGGCGGCCGACGGTGA